The Aythya fuligula isolate bAytFul2 chromosome 2, bAytFul2.pri, whole genome shotgun sequence genome contains a region encoding:
- the RNF152 gene encoding E3 ubiquitin-protein ligase RNF152 has product METLSQDSLLECQICFNYYSPRRRPKLLDCKHTCCSVCLQQMRTSQKDLRCPWCRGITKLPPGYSVSQLPDDPEVIAVIAIPHASEHTPVFIKLPSNGCYMLPLPLSKERALLPGDIGCRLLPGSQQKSLAVVTIPAEQQPLQGGLPAEVGTEEPDRRGVVKSSTWSGVCTVILVACVLVFLLGIVLHNMSCISKRFTVISCG; this is encoded by the coding sequence ATGGAGACGCTGTCCCAGGACTCCCTGCTGGAGTGCCAGATCTGCTTCAACTACTACAGCCCGCGCCGGCGGCCCAAGCTGCTGGACTGCAAGCACACGTGCTGCTCGGTGTGCCTGCAGCAGATGAGGACCAGCCAGAAGGACCTGCGGTGTCCCTGGTGCCGCGGCATCACCAAGCTGCCGCCAGGCTACTCCGTGTCGCAGCTGCCCGATGACCCCGAGGTGATCGCCGTCATCGCAATCCCCCACGCCTCCGAGCACACCCCTGTCTTCATCAAACTCCCGAGCAACGGGTGCTACATGCTGCCCCTCCCTCTCTCCAAGGAGAGGGCCCTGCTGCCGGGAGACATCGGCTGCCGCCTCCTGCCCGGCAGCCAGCAGAAGTCCCTGGCGGTGGTGACGATCCCGGCGGAGCAGCAGCCGCTGCAGGGCGGCCTCCCCGCCGAGGTGGGCACGGAGGAGCCCGACCGCAGAGGCGTGGTGAAGAGCTCCACCTGGTCGGGGGTGTGCACTGTCATCCTGGTGGCCTGCGTCTTGGTCTTTCTCCTGGGCATCGTCCTCCACAACATGTCGTGCATTTCCAAGCGCTTCACGGTGATCTCGTGCGGCTGA